CCCGAATTATGAAGGTTCCTGTTAGAAATTGTTTCATTGTGTACAAATTAACAAATAGTTTAGTTTTTACAAGTAACGCAAGTGATTTTTGAAACtaaacccaaaaaaatatatttcttaaatacctattttttgaagcatgtagatgcaaattttttttttattatgtatttaaCAGGAGATGCGGAGAAGGCGAAATGAAGTAACAGTGGAGCTGCGGAAAAATAAAAGGGAAGAATCGATTCTTAAAAGACGTAATGTTCCTGTTGTAGATTCAACTGACGAAGATGACTTATCATcttataatttaaagaaactaGTGAgcttttttacaaaacactTTAGAACAATACCTAgaaattaattctatttaatAAGGTCGCGTCTGCCGGAAATGTGAATGATCCAGCTGAGCAACTTCAGGCTGTCCAAGCTGCAAGACGGCTTTTGTCATCTGATCGAAATCCTCCAATAGATGATTTGATTGAAAGTGGTATATTGCCCATTTTGGTAGCTTGTTTAGAACGGGATGATAACCAGATGTTGCAATTCGAAGCGGCTTGGGCTCTAACAAATATCGCATCGGGAACACAAGCCCAAACGAACCAGGTATGGGTTCTACATATGTTCTTTACCTAAACTCCTTACTTAGTTTTACTTAAATTCgcttcaaaaaatcttcaggTTGTTACTGCAGGCGCCGTTCCCCTATTTCTAAGACTCTTGACGTCACCAGCCACAACAGTGAGCGAACAAGCCGTTTGGGCTTTAGGAAACATAATTGGGGATGGACCAGCTTTGCGTGATTATGTTATAAATTTAGGAGTGGTTCAACCTCTATTATCATTCATCAAGCCCGATATTCCCATATCGTTTTTAAGAAACGTTACTTGGGTCATTGTTAATTTATGTCGAGCAAAGGAACCGCCACCTCCAATGAATACCATCCTCGAAATTCTTCCAGCATTGAACGTCTTGATTCACCACACCGACGTTAACATCCTCGTAGATACCGTGTGGGCTTTGAGTTACTTAACAGACGGAGGAAATGAGCAAATACAGTTAGTAATCGAGAGTGGAGTAGTACCGAAATTGATACCGCTTCTTTCACATGTGGAAGTAAAGGTACAGACCGCTGCTTTACGAGCAGTTGGTAATATTGTGACGGGGACAGATGCTCAGACACAGGTTGTTTTGAATTGTGATGCACTTTCACATTTCTCGTCGCTTTTAAGTCACTCTAAGGAAAAACTCAGAAAAGAAGCTGTTTGGTTTTTATCAAACATCACTGCTGGTAATCAAGCACAAGTTCAAGCGGTAATAGATGCTGGATTACTacctaaaataattgaaaacttgTCCAAAGGAGAATTTCAAACGCAAAAAGAGGCAGCATGGGCTATTAGCAATCTTACAATTAGCGGGAACCATATGCAAATTATGACTTTGATCAATCATGGTGCTATTCCACCGTTTTGTGATCTGCTGAACTGTAAAGATACACAAGTTATCAATGTGAGTAAAGTCTTTGATAtgctatttaaatatttatcgataAGAATACACATTTTGTAGGTAATTCTTGACGGAATaaataatatgttaaaaatggcTGGTTCAGAAGCTGAACGTATAGCTAACCTCATAGAAGAATGCGATGGAGTTAGCAAAATTGAAGAGcttgaaaatcatgaaaacgcagaaatatacaaattagcatatgaaattatcgaaaaattcttttctgcTTCTGTAAGTTTATAAAAGTCTTCTTCAACATCTTTGGATTCAACTCTTTCTAATTTCAGACGGATGGAGCTGAAGCTGGCGTATTGAATGAAGACGAAGGATTTAGTTTTAATCAAGATGTTATACAGgagcaatttcaattttaaatgcttTTGGATCCCTTacaatttatctaaaataatatgtaacaatatgtatttaatgttttatttttttttctttttgtaaagtaaataacaaaaaaaaatcattattttattaaataaataaaaaaaagaagaagaatgaaAGGCTAAATCGTTTTCAATTAAACTGTTTTCAAACtgttttcgatttaaaaaaaaaaactcgctgGGATTGCAAATCGTCACAATTTGACAACTGTAGACATCATTTTTCGTCAACgaagaataaaaaagtaaCCCTACGTTATTACTTTATCAGAACTGAAGATTCGAGTATcgattatttttgttctgtttttaaaaacatttttcttaaaaaagtaaCTCAATTTTCGATCATCCAAAAGCGTTTATCATTTGAAGTCTTACGAAAGgtgtggtaattttttttctactgaaataaaaattgacttttatcaaaactttCTGAAAAACTAATCCCGTGATTCGATCATGTGACGTACTAAAACAcctaatgtttttcttttttttatgtcttttcaaAGAAAACTGATACATCCTAGAAAATGGCAAATCTTCAAAGAATTGCAGAGGAAGAAAAAGAATCCAAATTTGGATATGTTTATGCCGTTTCTGGTCCAGGTATGAcctaaaaaatagtttttgcattttcttttATCGCATAAAGATTACCTAGTACCTACTTACTAGGTTCCTTGCAAATGtagaattaataatattaaacttttttttttatataatagtCGTCACTGCCGAACGGATGTCTGGCTCAGCTATGTACGAGTTGGTCCGTGTTGGTTATTATGAACTTGTGGGAGAAATCATTCGTTTGGAAGGAGACATGGCAACCATTCAAGTTTATGAGGAAACTTCTGGTGTTACCGTTGGGGATCCTGTGCTTCGAACGGGAAAACCATTGTCCGTAGAATTGGGTCCAGGTCAgtacatgaaaaatataatagttCACAATTTTCACGTGACTTTCAGTTGATGGTAGACTTGATGCATAAACCTGTATTAATAACTTTCAGGAATTATGGGAAGCATTTTTGACGGTATTCAAAGACCACTGAAAGACATCAATGAGCTCACGAGCTCCATTTACATTCCAAAAGGTGTGAACATACCAGCGTTGTCAAAAACCGCTTCATGGGACTTTGCTCCTCTAAACGTTAAAGTTGGGGCACATATAACCGGAGGAGATTTATACGGTATTGTCCACGAAAATACATTAGTGAAGCACAAATTGTTGGTGCCACCGAAAGTTAAAGGTACCGTAAAATATTTGGCACCGGCAGGAAATTACACTGTCGATGACATTGTCTTGGAAACTGAATTTGATGGTGAAGTAACCAAATACAGCATGCTTCAAGTGTGGCCTGTACGGCAACCTCGTCCTGTAACTGAAAAACTTCCAGCAAATCACCCTCTTTTGACTGGCCAACGTGTATTAGATTCATTGTTCCCCTGCGTCCAAGGAGGAACGACCGCTATCCCTGGTGCATTTGGTTGCGGCAAAACCGTAATCTCCCAGGCTCTgtctaaatattcaaattccgATGTAATTATTTACGTTGGATGTGGAGAAAGAGGAAATGAAATGTCAGAAGTATTGAGAGATTTCCCAGAGTTATCTGTCGAAATTGATGGAGTCACAGAATCTATTATGAAGAGAACTGCACTAGTTGCAAATACATCAAACATGCCTGTAGCTGCTCGAGAAGCTTCTATTTACACTGGCATCACATTATCCGAATACTTCAGAGACATGGGTTACAACGTATCAATGATGGCAGATTCCACATCCAGATGGGCAGAAGCTTTGCGTGAAATTTCTGGTCGATTGGCTGAAATGCCTGCTGATTCGGGTTATCCTGCTTACTTAGGTGCACGTTTAGCTTCATTTTACGAGCGTGCAGGGCGCGTCAAATGTTTGGGAAATCCAGAAAGAGAAGGTTCAGTATCCATTGTTGGTGCTGTATCACCACCAGGAGGTGATTTCAGTGATCCCGTCACGTCTGCGACCTTGGGTATCGTCCAAGTGTTCTGGGGTCTTGACAAGAAATTGGCTCAGCGAAAACATTTCCCCTCTATCAACTGGCTCATTTCTTACAGTAAATATATGAGAGCATTAGACgatttttacgacaaaaactTCCCAGAGTTCGTTCCATTACGTACGAAAGTCAAGGAAATTTTACAAGAAGAGGAAGATTTGTCAGAAATCGTCCAATTAGTTGGAAAAGCTTCTTTAGCTGAAACAGATAAAATCACTTTGGAAGTAGCTAAATTGTTGAAAGACGATTTCCTACAGCAAAACTCTTACTCTGCGTACGACCGTTTTTGTCCATTCTATAAAACAGTCGGAATGTTAAAGAACATCATAGCTTTTTATGATATGTCAAGACATTCAGTTGAGTCTACAGCCCAatcggaaaataaaattacatggaATGTCATTCGCGATTCAATGGGAAATCTTTTGTATCAACTTTCCTCAATGAAATTCAAGGTAAAAATACTTGCAAACAGTTTGTACCTATGTAtatatacttttaaaatttatttattaggacCCAGTTAAAGAaggcgaacaaaaaattaaagcagacTTTGACCAGTTGTACGAAGATTTACAACAAGCTTTCCGAAACCTTGAGGATTAAAaaggtttgtttatttttaaaatatacgaaatactatgtttaattttatgaaatgtgttagtattaaattttagatattcaaaataaatagtaTACTACTACTGGGACAACATCATCATCTGTTCATGCGAGCAACTACATGGGAgttaactaaaataataaaattatgttaaacattataaatttattgtaaaacatTATGCAATTGTTAAGAAATAGTTATTGTGCAATAAAGAATATGTTGTGCTCAATAAGtcttttataaacttttgatttgtttaataaatcatCACTTTTTCTGcaataatgaaaaacaattttcgtttacatttttttatcattttattttccatcTCGTCACCAAAAAGTATAGTATTCATAAAATACCAAACTAACTTAAAACTATGATTTTATATTCTCCTAACTAAATTGGAAGAAATAACTtgaataaaaacatgaaagaatCAAAATATGTCGAAAAagcatataaataatttaaatgcaatttaaaGTGGCaacgataacaaaaaaatattgatttagcTTAATGATGGCTTTTAATTAATCTTATATATATTTAGACCgaatgtaagaaaaaacttGCATTTGTAAATTTGCTAtatctgaatttattttgaagcaATACTAATGCAGGTTTGTTCTTTGAAtcgttgcaattttttttttttgaaatgttgttCATTTGTATGATACATAAATGTATAATATCGTATTTCAATatataatagaaaattaattctaactGGTTTTCGAAACTTTGattgtattttaaaacaataccgattatatattttaaactcACTGAATTGTTTGGTCTTAATAGTTTACAATAGttgttttttaacattaatttttaaaaaaaacttgtccgATGCTTTTTCATACGTGCATATTAGAGACAAGGCAAAATATTCAGATAAGCGTGAGTTGAAAATCtttgtataaatataaattttctataaagcAATAAAAGATGCTACCAAAACAATGACCTTATATTTCTAATAATTCTTCTTCTCAAATAACATGCAAATACCGAAAAACACGTTAACAACGCCGCTAGACCAATCATGGTCTGCATAGATTTATGAATACTGGAAggatatttaaaatgattatgaTTATGATGCACCTTTGTCATTTTAGAgagtatttttctttctaaatcAACGTCAAAAATAGGAATAATAGCTAAATTAAACACATCTTTCGTTATATTATCTGGCTTTTTAGTTGTTGTCTTAATTGTATTATATATGCGAAGATCGTCTctcatgatatttttattgtctttgAAACTATCAATTTCATTGTGTTTAGGCTTATGTTTCACCATGTTAGTGTGCAAAAGCAAATTAGGTAAAACATTTATAGATTCATTGACCTTTCTatcatttgtgatttttgttaaTGATTGATTCTTCggaattttcaaattgataaaactttttgaagaaGTATTTATggcttcatatttttttacattatctAAATCACCTTTATATAGCAACGCTATTTTACCATCTTTTGTCATCACTGGTGAATATTTTACAGTTGAGTTTTTCCTATTACTACTATtactatttgaaaattttaaattagattttgtgTTATTGTTTTCTACATTTTCGAAAACTATTCTGACTGTACCTAAAGGAGTCGATATTTctttaagtaaattatttttctttaattttatttccttcAGTGACTTTATGTTAGGTCTGTGTTTTTCCTCGTTATAAGCTTCGTCGTTCATAATCATATCATCATTTTGAATTTCGGTTTTGTCTTCTTTATTATCCTCCAGTCAATTACAATTCGATGTACAATGACACTTTCGAATAATGTTGACATTCTTGACATACTTGCTCTTATCATTGCAAATCATTCGCACctataaaattattgcatttagtaaaattattatccagTTATAAAGAATACCAGTATacctttcttttcttttcaagtTTTGAGCCACAACATCGGTCTCCACATCCTCCAACGCAtttagcatattttaaaatttgtcttgaCCTGCAATCTCTTTCTGTGTAGAACTCTTTTATTTGTTGCTTCTTACATAacgctaaaattttaaatacacttttaaatataatgcttgtaatttttttttttaatttgaaaatgaaactcaattgATTGTCCGGTGCCCCATTTtagagttcaaaaaaaaagcagagaaaaaaaaaattttttttaaatttcatccaaattaattgtttttaggtttcttataatatttcatataagaaattattattattaagatttttttcaaatcaaaattactgaaaatatttttcaaacaaattttgacagttattatTTAGGATATCATAGGATATGTTGataaatcaatttcaaatagggtgtcaaaaaacatttgttgcaaatttcaaaaaaaaaaaaaaaaaaattcaagcaaaattaaaaaaaaaaaataatgtaaaaaaatcttagaacaacaaaaatattgattaaaggttaaaaattggtcaaattTTGCGGGACCGCGGTGCTGCatcctcaaacctaacctgagtttttgcaaaaattgctcaaaaaccaaaaaattttattttttttaattgtgaaaaaagttATAAGAAAACATTACCTTCTTGACAGAGTTTTCCTGTGTAACCTTTATTACATTTACAAGTTAAATCATCGATACATTGTCCATTCGTACATGACTTTGCGGTGcatgtctaaaaattaaataggtaaTCAATTAATTACCACTTCACCCTTTACATTCCAACAAAACTTACCTTAGTGTTATCATTTACCTCGCTATAATTTGAATCGTCATCTTTTAACATGCTACATccatgtttcattttttcttcctttaatGCATTGAAGAAATCCACACGTTTATTATTTAACCACACTTCTCTTAGGCATCCATTGAAACTTGTGGTGTTACGAATATGCCACTGTTTTTGCGCTCTCAAAGCTACATCTTCTGGGAAACCTCCTATATATAAAGGCGACGAGagtttcaattgattttgagCACCTTCATTCACAATTGATCTCGATAATCCCCCATCTACACGaagtgtgaaatttttattcattgcaATCATCTCAACTGTATGGTATCTTCCATCAGAAACCATT
The sequence above is drawn from the Culicoides brevitarsis isolate CSIRO-B50_1 chromosome 1, AGI_CSIRO_Cbre_v1, whole genome shotgun sequence genome and encodes:
- the LOC134827413 gene encoding importin subunit alpha-3 — its product is MSDITKNRIQTFKNKGKDQEEMRRRRNEVTVELRKNKREESILKRRNVPVVDSTDEDDLSSYNLKKLVASAGNVNDPAEQLQAVQAARRLLSSDRNPPIDDLIESGILPILVACLERDDNQMLQFEAAWALTNIASGTQAQTNQVVTAGAVPLFLRLLTSPATTVSEQAVWALGNIIGDGPALRDYVINLGVVQPLLSFIKPDIPISFLRNVTWVIVNLCRAKEPPPPMNTILEILPALNVLIHHTDVNILVDTVWALSYLTDGGNEQIQLVIESGVVPKLIPLLSHVEVKVQTAALRAVGNIVTGTDAQTQVVLNCDALSHFSSLLSHSKEKLRKEAVWFLSNITAGNQAQVQAVIDAGLLPKIIENLSKGEFQTQKEAAWAISNLTISGNHMQIMTLINHGAIPPFCDLLNCKDTQVINVILDGINNMLKMAGSEAERIANLIEECDGVSKIEELENHENAEIYKLAYEIIEKFFSASTDGAEAGVLNEDEGFSFNQDVIQEQFQF
- the LOC134827204 gene encoding V-type proton ATPase catalytic subunit A, which encodes MANLQRIAEEEKESKFGYVYAVSGPVVTAERMSGSAMYELVRVGYYELVGEIIRLEGDMATIQVYEETSGVTVGDPVLRTGKPLSVELGPGIMGSIFDGIQRPLKDINELTSSIYIPKGVNIPALSKTASWDFAPLNVKVGAHITGGDLYGIVHENTLVKHKLLVPPKVKGTVKYLAPAGNYTVDDIVLETEFDGEVTKYSMLQVWPVRQPRPVTEKLPANHPLLTGQRVLDSLFPCVQGGTTAIPGAFGCGKTVISQALSKYSNSDVIIYVGCGERGNEMSEVLRDFPELSVEIDGVTESIMKRTALVANTSNMPVAAREASIYTGITLSEYFRDMGYNVSMMADSTSRWAEALREISGRLAEMPADSGYPAYLGARLASFYERAGRVKCLGNPEREGSVSIVGAVSPPGGDFSDPVTSATLGIVQVFWGLDKKLAQRKHFPSINWLISYSKYMRALDDFYDKNFPEFVPLRTKVKEILQEEEDLSEIVQLVGKASLAETDKITLEVAKLLKDDFLQQNSYSAYDRFCPFYKTVGMLKNIIAFYDMSRHSVESTAQSENKITWNVIRDSMGNLLYQLSSMKFKDPVKEGEQKIKADFDQLYEDLQQAFRNLED